A genomic segment from Pistricoccus aurantiacus encodes:
- the nuoK gene encoding NADH-quinone oxidoreductase subunit NuoK, translating to MTLTTVLLLAAALIGIGIYGALSQQSFVMLMMGLELILNGVMLAAVGFWAMSGAGVPEGQLLTIVVMAVMAIEMAVGFALVVAVYRGKQADTTESIADLKG from the coding sequence ATGACATTGACCACGGTACTGCTGCTGGCGGCGGCCTTGATCGGCATCGGCATCTACGGGGCACTGTCTCAGCAGTCCTTCGTGATGCTGATGATGGGACTCGAGCTGATTCTCAACGGGGTGATGCTCGCCGCGGTGGGCTTCTGGGCCATGAGCGGCGCCGGGGTGCCGGAAGGACAGCTCTTGACCATCGTCGTCATGGCGGTGATGGCCATCGAGATGGCGGTAGGGTTTGCCTTGGTGGTGGCGGTGTACCGTGGCAAGCAGGCGGATACCACGGAGTCTATTGCCGATCTTAAAGGCTGA
- a CDS encoding NADH-quinone oxidoreductase subunit N: MPIGDLLPEIVLLLGAVTIVLFAAFTPQRLQRWSAVLALIALALAAWFSVLQWGAPPRLTFSGVWALDGVAVAAKLLILFSGAVVVALSPDWMRSDRRHGEYYALCLFSLLGMIMMASANDAMELVVGVLLSSAASYPLAAYHRGFPPALEAAMKYFLIGALANALLVIGVVILFGLVGDTDYAKAANVFQAGTDSIALSVAVACIVLGLTYKLGAVPAHAWMPDVAQGAPAPIAAFLTVAPKIGAAVALARFLTLLPQDLAWPGIIALISVATMTLGNLAALRQTDLRRLLGWSSVSQSGYMLMAIVVVGSGVAALPALLAFLVAYALANLLAFAVVTHLRGRTEFEHYHGLSRRQPLATAALIVSLLSLVGIPPLVGFFGKFLLFEVTIEAGYTWLAVVAAINTVVSLYYYLRVIALTMFKTPQGEVHTLGGWSWVALLTTLILLILASLGFQWLIEMLGPIGFAG; this comes from the coding sequence ATGCCCATCGGTGATCTGCTGCCGGAAATCGTTCTGCTGTTGGGTGCCGTGACCATCGTGCTGTTCGCCGCCTTTACGCCTCAGCGCTTGCAGAGGTGGTCAGCGGTACTGGCGCTGATCGCGCTGGCCCTGGCGGCCTGGTTCAGTGTCTTGCAGTGGGGGGCGCCGCCACGTCTGACCTTCTCCGGGGTCTGGGCGCTGGACGGCGTAGCCGTTGCCGCCAAGCTGCTGATCCTATTCAGCGGCGCGGTGGTGGTGGCGCTGTCGCCGGACTGGATGCGCAGCGACCGGCGCCACGGCGAGTATTACGCGCTATGCCTGTTCTCGCTGCTGGGCATGATCATGATGGCCTCCGCCAATGACGCCATGGAACTGGTGGTGGGGGTGCTCCTGTCCTCCGCGGCGAGCTACCCGCTGGCGGCCTATCATCGCGGCTTTCCCCCCGCCCTGGAGGCGGCGATGAAGTACTTCCTGATCGGCGCTTTGGCCAATGCGCTGCTGGTGATCGGCGTGGTCATCCTGTTCGGCCTGGTGGGAGATACGGACTATGCCAAGGCCGCGAACGTATTCCAGGCCGGCACGGACTCGATCGCGCTAAGCGTGGCGGTGGCCTGTATCGTCCTGGGGTTGACCTACAAGCTTGGCGCGGTACCGGCCCACGCCTGGATGCCGGACGTGGCTCAGGGCGCTCCCGCACCTATCGCGGCATTTCTCACCGTAGCGCCGAAGATCGGCGCGGCGGTGGCCCTGGCGCGCTTCTTGACACTCCTGCCGCAAGACCTAGCCTGGCCCGGGATTATCGCGCTGATTTCCGTGGCGACCATGACCTTGGGCAATCTGGCGGCGCTCAGGCAGACGGATCTGCGGCGGCTGCTGGGTTGGTCATCGGTATCTCAATCCGGCTATATGTTGATGGCAATCGTGGTGGTGGGAAGTGGCGTGGCCGCCTTGCCGGCGCTGCTGGCCTTTCTCGTCGCCTATGCCTTGGCCAACCTTTTGGCTTTTGCAGTGGTAACCCATCTGCGCGGGCGCACGGAATTCGAGCATTATCATGGCCTGTCCCGTCGCCAACCGCTTGCCACCGCCGCGCTGATTGTCTCGCTGCTCTCCCTGGTGGGGATCCCGCCTCTGGTAGGCTTCTTCGGCAAGTTTCTGCTCTTCGAGGTAACCATCGAGGCGGGCTACACCTGGCTCGCCGTAGTCGCCGCCATCAATACGGTGGTATCGCTTTACTATTACCTGCGCGTGATCGCCCTGACCATGTTCAAGACACCGCAAGGGGAAGTCCATACGCTGGGCGGCTGGTCCTGGGTAGCGCTGTTAACCACGCTGATATTGCTGATACTCGCGAGTCTAGGTTTTCAGTGGCTGATCGAAATGCTGGGGCCGATTGGGTTTGCCGGATAA
- a CDS encoding cupredoxin domain-containing protein gives MRKTLLAIAIGLSTTAVLAAGQHGGGHQDALSAEVGRTIAFEAGDMWFDPETLDIAPGETVAFEISNTGNIEHEFVIGDAAAQAEHREMMRQMPSSGGHDMSAGHHTGGHGNEMPAVTIAPGETATLVWTAPQDTRKVEFACNIPGHYESGMKGDIHIQG, from the coding sequence ATGCGCAAGACACTACTGGCAATCGCTATTGGCTTATCCACTACCGCCGTCCTGGCGGCCGGTCAGCATGGCGGTGGCCATCAGGACGCCTTATCAGCGGAGGTTGGCCGCACTATCGCTTTCGAAGCCGGCGACATGTGGTTCGATCCAGAAACACTGGATATTGCCCCGGGCGAAACGGTGGCATTCGAAATCAGCAATACCGGCAATATTGAGCACGAATTCGTGATCGGCGATGCCGCCGCCCAGGCAGAGCACCGGGAGATGATGCGCCAGATGCCATCGTCCGGCGGCCACGACATGTCAGCCGGACACCATACAGGTGGCCATGGCAATGAGATGCCTGCGGTGACCATCGCCCCGGGGGAAACCGCTACCCTGGTGTGGACCGCTCCACAAGACACTCGTAAAGTGGAATTCGCCTGTAATATTCCCGGTCACTATGAATCCGGCATGAAGGGCGATATTCATATTCAGGGATAA
- a CDS encoding complex I subunit 4 family protein has product MILTLAWTLPLLGALLLAFVPRWSAGGPRLFATLVAALSLAMLVWAWLGFDSGGPLFQHVLDVPWVPSIGVGYRVGVDGIALAVVTMSALVFLASIAYPVDTKGQPRQYYGWMLFLMATSLAVFLVLDLLLFYVFFDLSLVGMYFLIGRWGHGKPQLSALTFFLFTFAGSLALLLAIIGLYLSLDAPSFDMRLIIEQQPLAGGGLYAGLVFLGLMLGLAIKTPLVPLHTWLPQAHVDAPGPASAILAGVLLKMGTYGMVRLPLAMLPDTFQRYALVVGIIALVAIIYGALVALGQRNLKRRIAYTSINHMGYTVLGIAVAASFSDNLMAKQLALTGATVEMVAHGLITGALFLICGSFWQRTGEYDLDYYGGLAHQAPLLTGLTVLAAFASLGMPGLAGFVAEFQIFAGTFAVYPWLAVLAVLGILITAGLFLDLLRRLFFGRLPVHLGQFTELNRIEATVLGVLGLGIVIIGVYPSFLLEVIDGASALLIGGR; this is encoded by the coding sequence GTGATTCTGACACTCGCTTGGACCTTGCCGTTACTGGGTGCGCTATTGCTGGCCTTCGTGCCGCGCTGGAGCGCCGGCGGTCCGCGGCTCTTCGCCACCCTGGTGGCAGCGCTTTCCCTGGCCATGCTGGTCTGGGCCTGGCTGGGCTTCGACTCCGGCGGACCGCTTTTCCAGCACGTGCTGGACGTGCCCTGGGTGCCTTCCATCGGCGTGGGTTACCGGGTCGGGGTGGACGGCATCGCCTTGGCTGTGGTGACCATGAGCGCCCTGGTGTTTCTGGCTTCCATCGCCTATCCGGTGGATACCAAGGGTCAGCCGCGTCAGTACTATGGCTGGATGCTGTTCCTGATGGCGACGTCCCTGGCGGTGTTCCTGGTGCTGGATCTGCTGCTGTTCTATGTGTTCTTCGATCTCAGCCTGGTGGGTATGTATTTCCTGATCGGACGCTGGGGTCATGGCAAACCCCAGCTCTCCGCCTTGACCTTCTTCCTGTTCACCTTCGCCGGTTCCCTGGCGTTGTTGCTGGCGATCATCGGGCTCTATCTGTCACTGGATGCGCCGAGCTTCGACATGCGCCTGATCATCGAACAGCAGCCCCTGGCGGGGGGCGGCCTCTACGCCGGGCTGGTCTTTCTCGGCCTGATGCTGGGCCTGGCGATCAAGACACCGCTGGTGCCGCTGCATACCTGGCTGCCCCAGGCCCATGTGGACGCCCCCGGGCCGGCCTCGGCGATTCTCGCCGGCGTGCTGCTCAAGATGGGCACCTACGGCATGGTGCGCCTGCCGCTGGCCATGCTGCCGGATACCTTCCAGCGCTACGCTCTGGTGGTCGGCATCATCGCCTTGGTGGCGATTATTTACGGGGCCCTGGTGGCGCTGGGCCAGCGCAACCTCAAGCGACGCATCGCCTATACCTCGATCAATCACATGGGCTACACGGTACTGGGCATCGCGGTGGCGGCAAGTTTCAGCGACAACCTGATGGCGAAGCAGCTGGCGCTGACCGGGGCCACGGTGGAAATGGTCGCTCACGGTCTGATCACCGGGGCGCTGTTTCTCATCTGCGGCAGCTTCTGGCAGCGCACCGGCGAGTACGATCTGGACTATTACGGCGGCCTGGCCCATCAGGCGCCACTGTTGACCGGTCTGACGGTACTCGCGGCTTTTGCCAGCCTGGGCATGCCCGGGCTTGCGGGCTTCGTCGCGGAGTTTCAGATCTTCGCCGGTACCTTCGCGGTCTACCCCTGGCTGGCGGTTCTCGCGGTGCTGGGTATCCTGATCACTGCCGGGCTCTTCCTGGACCTGCTGCGTCGGCTGTTCTTCGGCCGCCTGCCGGTACACCTTGGCCAGTTCACCGAGCTGAATCGAATCGAGGCAACGGTGCTGGGTGTGCTGGGATTGGGCATCGTGATCATCGGCGTCTATCCGAGCTTCCTGCTTGAAGTGATCGACGGCGCCAGCGCCTTGCTGATCGGAGGTCGCTGA
- a CDS encoding NADH-quinone oxidoreductase subunit A has translation MELLALLLILLVSLGGGLLLQWWPSRHQAMPTYPQRAPFLGGGLPDTHAWSRYHVRYYPMTLLLIAFEMEMMFMYPWAVVYVQKGLTAVMEMGMFLTILSVGILYGWREGVFKWQ, from the coding sequence ATGGAATTGCTCGCACTTCTGCTTATCTTGCTTGTCAGCCTCGGCGGCGGCCTGCTGCTGCAATGGTGGCCGAGCCGCCATCAGGCCATGCCCACCTATCCCCAGCGCGCGCCCTTTCTCGGCGGCGGCCTTCCCGATACCCACGCCTGGAGCCGCTATCACGTTCGCTACTACCCCATGACGCTGCTGCTCATCGCCTTTGAGATGGAGATGATGTTCATGTATCCCTGGGCGGTGGTCTACGTGCAGAAGGGCTTAACGGCGGTGATGGAAATGGGCATGTTCCTGACCATTCTCTCCGTGGGCATTCTCTACGGCTGGCGGGAGGGGGTGTTCAAGTGGCAATAA
- a CDS encoding NADH-quinone oxidoreductase subunit J family protein, producing the protein MSGSLFVDIAFILLALFAVYTGWRVFRTDSMVRASFFLLLSFIAVGAIMLLLSAMYLGVAMFFMMGVEMMVMALFMVMFMMNPAGLNPMMMVHQHKLSIGAGIVSFVILGAMALLATFPDQPLPADLKEVQSLGEELLGDSMLIFESAGVVLLATMIGVVVLSSQRGRFGSAQEGSMPPGLEPGGDPAGMPQEDDDDGGGHHCH; encoded by the coding sequence ATGAGTGGCTCTCTCTTCGTGGATATTGCTTTTATCCTGCTGGCGCTGTTCGCGGTCTATACCGGCTGGCGAGTGTTTCGCACGGATTCCATGGTGCGCGCTTCCTTCTTTCTGCTGCTGTCCTTTATCGCCGTGGGGGCGATCATGCTGCTGCTCTCCGCCATGTATCTGGGGGTGGCGATGTTCTTCATGATGGGCGTCGAGATGATGGTCATGGCGCTGTTCATGGTGATGTTCATGATGAACCCGGCGGGACTCAACCCGATGATGATGGTGCACCAGCACAAGCTTTCCATCGGCGCGGGTATTGTCAGCTTCGTAATACTGGGCGCCATGGCGCTGCTGGCCACCTTTCCCGATCAGCCCTTGCCTGCGGATCTCAAGGAGGTGCAGTCCCTGGGTGAAGAACTGCTCGGGGACTCCATGCTGATCTTCGAATCCGCCGGCGTGGTGCTGCTGGCCACCATGATCGGCGTGGTAGTGCTGTCGAGCCAGCGCGGGCGCTTCGGCTCCGCCCAGGAGGGCTCCATGCCGCCTGGGCTTGAGCCCGGCGGTGACCCGGCGGGAATGCCGCAAGAGGATGATGACGACGGCGGTGGACATCACTGCCACTGA
- a CDS encoding NADH-quinone oxidoreductase subunit L, translated as MMLWMVPLLPILAAPLVYFSGRRGGRVWVTLLALLAVTGVVALVALAIGNEWRGSYALNSVLVLQLELTPLSRIVALAVPLIAFPILLFAGFHERPPLGRLLAIMTAFVGAMELLILAEDLLTLLVGWELIGACSWALISHYWQDKSAPKDAIQAFIVTRFGDLGLYIAAAAVFAGSGGFGYQALPGLDSSLMQIAAAGILLAAVAKSAQVPFSAWLFAAMAGPMPVSALLHAATLVAAGLYLLARVQPLLTQVSWLMPTIVAIGLITALAGGVVSIVQGHAKKLLAASTSAQYGLMWVAVGVGYPSVALLHFLAHGFFKAGLFLATGTAERQTGSYQLARMRLGIRLPGVALLSAILALALAGLAPLGAAWTKEQIVSVAYKDSLWLALGVALAGGLSATYASRFQFAMFGRSSRREQGPPRINGGERLAVALLAAVTLALSILWWPEAQSWLQWGLGLPQVDSHFWLLVLSLILVVLGILLGAALVRRDEALQQQDWAQSAARWWELVPLTREIGDAVMKLAHRLARFDAQVLEAATFASAAWARRTALGLARSDDEIVDASLRGSARSATWAARLNATSGEALSWRLPGSLTGLVRRGGHWARQAQTGQTHHYYAGIAIGFAVLLLILLLGAAL; from the coding sequence ATGATGCTATGGATGGTGCCATTACTGCCGATTCTCGCCGCGCCGCTGGTCTATTTCAGCGGTCGTCGCGGCGGGCGTGTATGGGTGACGCTGCTGGCCTTGCTTGCGGTGACGGGGGTAGTGGCGCTCGTTGCCCTGGCGATCGGCAATGAGTGGCGGGGAAGCTATGCTCTCAACTCGGTGCTGGTACTGCAGCTGGAGCTGACGCCGCTAAGCCGTATCGTTGCCCTGGCGGTACCGCTGATCGCATTCCCCATCCTGCTGTTCGCGGGCTTTCACGAGCGCCCGCCCCTGGGACGCCTGCTGGCGATCATGACCGCCTTCGTCGGCGCCATGGAACTCCTGATACTGGCGGAAGACTTGCTGACCCTGCTGGTGGGCTGGGAGCTGATCGGCGCCTGCTCCTGGGCGCTGATTTCCCACTATTGGCAGGACAAGAGCGCTCCAAAGGATGCCATTCAAGCCTTTATCGTCACCCGTTTCGGCGATCTGGGGCTCTATATCGCCGCGGCGGCGGTCTTCGCCGGCAGCGGCGGCTTCGGTTATCAGGCGCTTCCCGGCCTGGACAGCAGCCTGATGCAAATAGCAGCGGCGGGAATCCTGCTGGCGGCGGTGGCCAAGTCCGCCCAGGTACCGTTCTCCGCCTGGTTGTTCGCCGCCATGGCCGGCCCGATGCCGGTTTCCGCCTTGCTGCACGCGGCGACCCTGGTAGCGGCGGGCCTCTATCTGCTGGCGCGGGTGCAGCCGCTGCTCACTCAGGTGAGCTGGCTGATGCCGACGATCGTCGCCATCGGGCTGATCACCGCCCTGGCCGGTGGCGTCGTGAGCATCGTGCAAGGCCATGCCAAGAAGCTGCTGGCGGCCTCCACCTCCGCTCAGTACGGGCTGATGTGGGTCGCGGTAGGGGTTGGCTATCCCAGCGTGGCGCTGTTGCACTTCCTGGCTCATGGCTTCTTCAAGGCGGGCCTCTTTCTGGCGACCGGAACCGCGGAGCGTCAGACGGGAAGCTATCAACTCGCAAGGATGCGCCTGGGCATTCGGCTGCCGGGCGTTGCCTTGCTCAGCGCCATTCTCGCCCTGGCTCTGGCGGGACTCGCGCCTCTTGGAGCGGCCTGGACCAAGGAGCAGATCGTCTCCGTCGCTTACAAGGATTCTTTATGGCTCGCCTTGGGAGTCGCCTTGGCTGGCGGACTCAGCGCCACCTACGCTAGCCGTTTTCAGTTCGCCATGTTCGGGCGCTCCAGCCGACGCGAGCAGGGGCCGCCTCGCATCAACGGGGGCGAACGGCTGGCGGTGGCGTTGTTGGCTGCGGTAACCCTGGCATTGTCGATCCTCTGGTGGCCGGAGGCCCAGTCCTGGCTCCAGTGGGGGCTGGGGCTGCCGCAGGTGGACAGCCACTTCTGGTTGCTCGTCCTGTCCCTGATCCTGGTGGTGCTGGGTATCCTTCTGGGGGCTGCCCTGGTACGGCGCGACGAGGCCTTGCAGCAGCAGGACTGGGCGCAGTCCGCAGCCCGTTGGTGGGAACTGGTGCCCCTGACCCGAGAGATCGGCGACGCCGTGATGAAGCTCGCCCACCGGCTGGCGCGTTTCGACGCCCAGGTGCTGGAGGCGGCCACCTTTGCCTCGGCGGCGTGGGCGAGACGCACCGCCCTGGGACTGGCGCGAAGTGATGATGAAATTGTCGATGCCAGTCTACGCGGCAGCGCACGGTCCGCTACATGGGCGGCACGACTTAACGCCACCTCCGGCGAAGCCCTGTCCTGGCGGCTGCCCGGTTCACTGACCGGGCTGGTTAGGCGCGGTGGTCACTGGGCGCGCCAGGCCCAGACCGGCCAGACTCATCACTATTATGCGGGCATCGCCATTGGCTTTGCCGTTTTACTGCTGATCCTTTTGCTTGGCGCTGCTTTATAA
- a CDS encoding complex I subunit 1 family protein, with protein MILDQLIWPLLLVFAALVIGPYCLVVLDGLAARSFGLAQAQSVWISPLSRATWLLKQQTNMTEAPDQWGWRLAPALYLSLAAIGLALVPWSRDWVATDIVTSLVLWGSVEALATVVIFLQGWSANTHLTLIGAYRYVALGLSYILISMFVLIGVALPAESLALTQVVASQEELWNVLRQPLGLPLFLIVGLAITFRGPFNLADSTDLAGGTSADVSGPQRLVWEFARSAMLVAFSGIATTAFLGGWLGPWLPGPLWVALKMLAVLAVLAWLSRVFARITPERCVSLMWVVLLPLSFIDLIWAGVEALL; from the coding sequence ATGATCCTCGATCAGCTGATCTGGCCCTTGCTGCTGGTATTCGCCGCCCTGGTGATCGGCCCTTATTGCCTTGTGGTGCTGGACGGCCTGGCGGCGCGATCCTTCGGCCTGGCTCAAGCGCAAAGCGTCTGGATCTCGCCCTTGAGCCGAGCCACCTGGCTGCTCAAGCAGCAGACCAACATGACGGAGGCGCCGGATCAATGGGGCTGGCGGCTGGCCCCGGCGCTCTATTTATCCTTGGCCGCCATCGGCCTGGCCCTGGTGCCCTGGTCCCGGGACTGGGTGGCCACGGATATCGTCACCAGCCTGGTGCTCTGGGGCAGCGTCGAGGCGCTGGCCACGGTGGTAATTTTTCTGCAGGGCTGGTCCGCCAATACCCACCTGACCTTGATCGGCGCCTATCGCTACGTGGCCCTGGGGCTTTCCTACATCCTGATCAGCATGTTCGTGCTGATCGGCGTGGCGTTGCCGGCGGAGTCCCTGGCGCTGACCCAGGTGGTGGCTTCCCAGGAAGAACTCTGGAACGTGCTGCGCCAGCCCCTGGGCCTGCCGCTGTTTCTGATCGTGGGGCTCGCCATCACCTTTCGCGGGCCCTTCAACCTGGCGGATTCCACGGATCTGGCCGGCGGCACCAGCGCGGACGTGTCCGGCCCTCAGCGGCTGGTCTGGGAGTTTGCCAGAAGCGCTATGCTGGTGGCCTTCAGCGGTATCGCCACCACCGCCTTTCTCGGCGGCTGGTTGGGGCCTTGGCTGCCCGGGCCGCTGTGGGTGGCGCTCAAGATGCTGGCGGTGCTGGCGGTGCTGGCCTGGCTTAGCCGCGTCTTCGCCCGCATTACCCCGGAGCGCTGCGTCAGCCTGATGTGGGTGGTGCTGCTGCCGCTTTCCTTCATCGATCTGATCTGGGCCGGGGTGGAGGCGCTGCTATGA
- a CDS encoding response regulator codes for MKLLLLEDDDLLADSLAETLQDKGYSVDTAARIRVAESLMASEDYALVILDLGLPDGSGLDLLEHWRKQGRDLPVLALTARDTWEDKVIGLRRGADDYLTKPFHEAELLARLHALLRRRSGSTTSIIEVNGISLDEHTQRVSTDRASWHDLTATEFRLLRYLMHHPNRVHSKERLLDQLYSLEQDAPAPNLVEVYIGRLRRLLGKQRIQTRRGQGYVFVAP; via the coding sequence ATGAAGCTATTGCTTCTTGAAGACGACGATCTGCTGGCGGATAGCCTGGCGGAAACCCTGCAAGATAAAGGTTATAGCGTCGATACCGCTGCTCGAATACGGGTGGCGGAATCCCTGATGGCCAGCGAGGATTACGCCTTGGTGATTCTCGATCTCGGTTTGCCTGACGGCTCTGGCCTGGATCTGCTCGAACACTGGCGGAAACAGGGTCGAGATTTACCGGTGCTGGCACTGACGGCGCGAGATACCTGGGAAGATAAGGTCATCGGTCTGCGTCGGGGGGCGGATGACTACCTGACCAAACCCTTCCATGAGGCGGAGCTTCTAGCTCGGCTGCACGCCCTGCTGCGCCGACGCTCCGGTAGCACTACCTCGATTATCGAGGTCAACGGGATATCGCTTGACGAGCATACCCAGCGCGTGAGCACTGATCGGGCGTCCTGGCATGACTTGACCGCCACGGAGTTTCGGCTCTTGCGCTACCTGATGCATCATCCCAACCGGGTACATTCCAAGGAGCGGCTGCTCGACCAGCTCTACTCCCTGGAGCAGGACGCGCCGGCGCCCAACCTGGTGGAAGTGTATATCGGCCGACTGCGCCGACTTCTGGGCAAGCAACGGATTCAGACTCGGCGCGGCCAGGGCTATGTCTTCGTTGCGCCTTGA